TCCCCTCCCTCCCTGATCTCTTCAAAATAGTCCACAGACATGATCGTGAAGTTTCATTCACGACTCTTCTCTTAGGTTGGAGATcgtataaaaatcatttcttcttcatcatcctAATATTTAAAGATTCACCCTGGTACCTTGCCCAAGATATGCGTGAGAGTTGCAGTCTCTTTGTATTTTtctgattctttaaactacgtTTGAATATTGAGCTGAGATAAGTTGActtctttatgaataatagtgagttcagatagtgaaatgatttttatggaGCCCACctaagataattttagatgtgtttggatattgaaatgagtttagatttgttatggaaaattgaaaaatgttctaAATCTCACGTGTAAAGAGGTGTTAAGTTGAAAAAAGGTTATGGGTTCCATATGTAAGaaggttttgaattgagatgagtttagtgatttgagagttgtgtgtttagatgttaaacttggattaaaattaaactaaactgAATTGATTTCAATGCGCAACCAAACGGGGCTTTAATATTGGTGTGTTGAAGATAATCtcaaatcaaattattgatttgatattatcatcAACATGGTGACCTTAATTACTTGGGTCatgaattttaaatctaaataaagaaataagctTAAATATTATGTAACTACTATGAAACTTCATTTAGATCATAACAACAATTTGTTTGAAGTCTTACGCGTACTTGAACTTCTCAAAATTTGCAGAGAAGAAAGATTGTGCGAAACAGACGACAGAGAAGTAATTAAGCTTCTGAGTGAGCTCGAAAATTAACAATGGCCAAGGACAATTTACAGGTGCTAAACGCCCTCGATGTAGCAAAAACACAATGGTATCATTTCACTGCTATCATCATTGCAGGAATGGGGTTCTTCACCGATGCATATGATCTATTCTGCATATCTCTTGTCACCAAATTGCTTGGTCGCATATACTACCATGTTGATGGTGCAGAAAAGCCAGGCACATTGCCTCCCAATGTCTCAGCTGCTGTTAATGGCGTAGCATTCTGTGGAACTCTCGCCGGCCAGCTCTTCTTTGGGTGGCTTGGAGACAAGATGGGCAGGAAACGAGTCTACGGCATGACTCTCATGCTCATGGTTATAGCCTCCGTCGCTTCAGGTCTTTCTTTTGGCCACAATGCAAAATCTGTCATGGCAACACTTTGCTTCTTCCGATTCTGGCTTGGGTTTGGTATCGGCGGTGACTACCCACTTTCCGCCACCATCATGTCCGAATATGCTAATAAGAAGACTCGTGGTGCTTTCATTGCCGCAGTCTTCGCCATGCAGGGATTCGGAATCCTAGCAGGCGGTATATTTGCAATCATTATTGCATCAGCGTTTAAGGCTAAGTTTGATGCTCCATCTTATGAGGTTGACCCGCTTCGCTCAACCGTCCCACAAGCAGACTTTGTTTGGAGGATCATTCTAATGGTAGGAGCACTCCCAGCTGCACTGACTTACTACTGGAGGATGAAGATGCCTGAAACTGCCCGTTACACTGCCCTTGTTGCCAAGAACGCAAAACAGGCTGCAAACGATATGTCAAAAGTTCTTCAGGTTGACATTGAAGCAGAACCGCAGAAGGTTGAGCAATTAGCTCAACAATCAGCCAACACTTTCGGTTTGTTCTCTAAACAGTTTCTTCGTCGCCACGGACTACACTTGCTTGGAACAACAAGCACATGGTTCTTGCTTGACATTGCATTTTACAGTCAGAATTTATTCCAAAAGGATATCTTCAGTGCAATTGGATGGATTCCTGCAGCAAAGACCATGAATGCCATCGATGAGGTGTACAGAATCGCAAGGGCACAAACACTGATTGCTCTGTGCAGTACTGTTCCAGGCTACTGGTTTACTGTGGCTTTCATTGACAAGATGGGAAGGTTTGCTATCCAATTGATGGGTTTCTTCTTCATGACAGTGTTTATGTTTGCCCTGGCTATTCCTTACAACCACTGGACTCACAAGGACAATCGCATTGGGTTTGTGGTGATGTATTCCCTCACATTCTTCTTTGCAAATTTCGGGCCTAATGCCACCACATTTGTTGTGCCAGCGGAGATCTTCCCGGCTAGGCTCAGGTCTACTTGCCATGGCATATCGGCAGCATCCGGGAAGCTCGGGGCTATTGTTGGTGCTTTTGGGTTTTTGTATTTGGCTCAGAACCAGGACAAGGCCAAGGCAGATGCAGGGTACCCTGCAGGAATTGGGGTGAAGAATTCACTCCTTGTGTTGGGTGGAATCAACTTCTTGGGAATACTGTTTACTTTCTTGGTGCCTGAATCGAAAGGAAAATCTTTGGAGGAGATGTCTAGGGAGAACGAGGACGAAAATGGAGAAATGCAGGAGTTGGATCAAACATCTTAAGAAAACAGAACAGTTGCCCTGTCTCAGATTGATTGTGTCAGTGGAATGTTCTTTAGAATCAACCTGAGTCCCTCCCCTCTTGTTTAGGGCGAGAGAAGCTCAAGTTTCTCTAAGCAGTTTCTTAGAATACTACCGCGTAACCCCTTTCTTCATTCTGCACGAGAAGCTTTAAATGTGTAGTTCTTTGTTATCTAGATCTGTGTAATAGTTCCATTTTTAGTTTCTGTTCTCTCTTGTAGTATCTCGAATTTTACGTCATCGCTTAATATTGAGAAACACGAGAAGAATATTTCTTCGTTGTTTCTTGTCATTCTATGCTATGATGATCGGGGACCTGTTGCCATCAAAATTGAATAAGATGAAACCATTTGGTCATATCCTGCATTTTCTTGGTGCTGTTGATTTCTTAGTTTTAGTTCGACATTTGAGAATGATTATGTCCTGACTTTGTCAGAAATCATTTCGAGTGCTTGTGAATGCTCAATAGTGTCCCATTTGTGATTAAAAGATTTTGGTGCGTGGTGGAAAAAGGCGGAAGAAAGTTGTAATCTAGAGTCTGAATTTATATAATAAGGATTAGGTGGTGCTGCCGATCTCTAGGATGTTGACTTTCACCCTTGACAATTTGTTCTGCACATCTCTATCGCTGCTTTAGTTGCTACTAGTTTTAGTATCTATGCAAGCTCAATGTCACACTGAAGAGTTTCGAGAAGCTGAGTTACATGAAAGACTCTTTTTCTTCGTTTCGAAATGATTTCTCTGATACGACAGCCTTGTGCTCTCTGACGTC
This is a stretch of genomic DNA from Carya illinoinensis cultivar Pawnee chromosome 3, C.illinoinensisPawnee_v1, whole genome shotgun sequence. It encodes these proteins:
- the LOC122305323 gene encoding inorganic phosphate transporter 1-4-like; its protein translation is MAKDNLQVLNALDVAKTQWYHFTAIIIAGMGFFTDAYDLFCISLVTKLLGRIYYHVDGAEKPGTLPPNVSAAVNGVAFCGTLAGQLFFGWLGDKMGRKRVYGMTLMLMVIASVASGLSFGHNAKSVMATLCFFRFWLGFGIGGDYPLSATIMSEYANKKTRGAFIAAVFAMQGFGILAGGIFAIIIASAFKAKFDAPSYEVDPLRSTVPQADFVWRIILMVGALPAALTYYWRMKMPETARYTALVAKNAKQAANDMSKVLQVDIEAEPQKVEQLAQQSANTFGLFSKQFLRRHGLHLLGTTSTWFLLDIAFYSQNLFQKDIFSAIGWIPAAKTMNAIDEVYRIARAQTLIALCSTVPGYWFTVAFIDKMGRFAIQLMGFFFMTVFMFALAIPYNHWTHKDNRIGFVVMYSLTFFFANFGPNATTFVVPAEIFPARLRSTCHGISAASGKLGAIVGAFGFLYLAQNQDKAKADAGYPAGIGVKNSLLVLGGINFLGILFTFLVPESKGKSLEEMSRENEDENGEMQELDQTS